One Rhodothermus bifroesti DNA window includes the following coding sequences:
- a CDS encoding low molecular weight protein-tyrosine-phosphatase, protein MAESVTRPIRVLFVCLGNICRSPLAEGVFRQQVEAAGLSAHFEIDSAGTGPWHVGEPADRRMQRTARRHGIDLSQHVARQIGPEDLAYYDHILVMDRENLQNVLRLARNGQVNHKVQLFRAFDPEPGDGEVPDPYYGGEQGFEVVYTITERTARRLLEHFVAAYGLATEVSVSQ, encoded by the coding sequence ATGGCTGAATCTGTAACAAGACCGATTCGTGTGCTTTTTGTCTGCTTAGGTAATATTTGCCGAAGCCCGTTGGCTGAGGGTGTTTTTCGCCAGCAGGTAGAGGCTGCTGGTTTGTCGGCGCACTTTGAGATTGACTCCGCGGGTACGGGTCCGTGGCATGTGGGGGAGCCGGCTGACCGCCGCATGCAGCGTACAGCGCGTCGGCATGGCATTGATTTGAGCCAGCACGTGGCGCGTCAGATTGGACCAGAGGACTTGGCTTACTACGATCATATTCTGGTCATGGATCGAGAGAACCTGCAAAATGTCTTACGTCTGGCTCGAAACGGTCAAGTGAATCACAAAGTGCAGCTTTTCCGGGCATTTGACCCTGAACCGGGCGACGGCGAAGTGCCTGATCCATACTATGGCGGCGAGCAGGGTTTTGAAGTTGTGTATACCATTACCGAACGCACAGCGCGCCGCTTATTGGAGCATTTTGTGGCGGCCTACGGCCTGGCGACTGAAGTAAGCGTTTCGCAATGA
- a CDS encoding adenine nucleotide alpha hydrolase, whose amino-acid sequence MPQPILVSWSGGKDSALALYRLLQDPSWQVKGLLCTISQPYDRVTMHGVRRVLLERQVAALAVGPLFPIYLPPNASNTTYEAAWAETLRPLRKRGVCHVAFGDIFLEDIRAYRERQLAALDMTPVFPIWTGRRERTASMALLETFWKAGFRTRIVCVDARHLGPEWAGRELTPRVVDALPTTVDPCGENGELHTFVFAGPLFRTPVAHRLGRHVTRQGFHFRDLLPIG is encoded by the coding sequence ATGCCCCAACCCATTTTGGTCTCTTGGAGTGGCGGCAAAGACAGCGCCCTCGCACTTTATCGGCTCCTGCAAGACCCCTCCTGGCAGGTAAAGGGCCTGCTGTGCACGATCAGCCAGCCTTACGACCGCGTCACGATGCATGGCGTTCGGCGTGTGCTCTTGGAACGCCAAGTCGCTGCACTGGCTGTAGGGCCACTTTTCCCAATTTATTTGCCCCCGAATGCCTCCAATACAACCTACGAAGCGGCTTGGGCTGAAACACTCCGGCCCCTCCGGAAGCGCGGCGTGTGCCACGTGGCTTTCGGCGATATTTTTCTAGAAGACATTCGCGCCTACCGCGAGCGCCAACTCGCAGCCCTAGACATGACGCCAGTGTTTCCCATTTGGACTGGGCGCCGCGAACGCACGGCCAGTATGGCCCTGCTCGAGACTTTCTGGAAAGCAGGTTTCCGCACGCGTATCGTGTGCGTTGATGCCCGTCATTTGGGACCTGAATGGGCTGGGCGTGAACTTACACCGCGGGTGGTAGACGCACTACCCACTACCGTCGACCCCTGCGGCGAAAACGGCGAGCTGCACACGTTTGTCTTTGCCGGACCGCTGTTTCGCACGCCAGTAGCCCATCGACTCGGACGGCATGTCACCCGGCAAGGGTTTCACTTTCGGGACCTCTTGCCGATAGGCTAG
- a CDS encoding M16 family metallopeptidase: MERNDAALEVLPAVEGFTFVESVGGIAAYRLAANDLDVLLMPQNTVPVVVFMITYHVGSRNEPTGLTGATHMLEHLMFKGTARFHKAQGTSVFQVLQRVGAQVNATTWLDRTNYYALLPREHLSLAVEIEADRMRGALLLPEDVEAERTVILNEMDRSENDPLRNLYQAVWSVAFVAHPYRHPTIGWRSDVENITAEALRHFYDTFYWPNNATVSIIGDFELEEALKLVQQHFGPIERSPRPIPAVWTREPVQRGERRLVLHQAGELGVVMVAFKSPAGLDPDADALDVLACILSQGRNSRLYRKLTDTGRTLSVTATNERHRDPGLFYVVARLAPGVAHAEVEAILLEELAQVAACGVSEEEVARAQTQLAALEVYGRDGPFAIAAQLNEAIAIGDWKLYATYLDRIACVTAVDIQRVAQTYLTEAARTVGWYVPQAA; the protein is encoded by the coding sequence ATGGAAAGAAACGATGCTGCTTTAGAAGTTTTGCCCGCTGTGGAGGGCTTTACTTTTGTGGAATCGGTGGGGGGCATTGCGGCCTATCGCTTGGCGGCTAATGACCTTGACGTATTGCTGATGCCGCAAAATACGGTTCCCGTCGTGGTCTTTATGATCACCTACCATGTAGGGAGCCGCAATGAACCGACTGGACTAACCGGTGCGACGCACATGTTGGAGCACCTGATGTTTAAGGGCACGGCGCGCTTTCATAAGGCGCAGGGAACCTCGGTTTTTCAGGTGCTGCAGCGGGTAGGGGCTCAGGTCAATGCGACGACCTGGCTGGATCGCACAAACTACTACGCCCTGCTGCCACGTGAGCATTTGTCGTTGGCGGTAGAAATTGAAGCGGATCGCATGCGTGGGGCCCTGCTGCTACCGGAAGATGTCGAGGCAGAACGCACGGTGATCCTCAATGAGATGGACCGTAGTGAAAATGACCCCTTGCGCAACCTGTATCAAGCCGTCTGGAGCGTGGCCTTTGTCGCCCATCCTTACCGCCACCCAACGATCGGATGGCGTAGCGACGTGGAAAATATCACGGCCGAAGCGCTCCGCCATTTTTACGATACTTTTTACTGGCCCAATAATGCCACTGTCTCGATTATTGGAGATTTTGAGCTAGAAGAGGCGTTGAAGTTAGTGCAGCAGCATTTTGGCCCCATCGAGCGTTCGCCGCGCCCGATTCCAGCTGTGTGGACGCGTGAGCCGGTGCAGCGAGGAGAGCGGCGTTTGGTGTTGCACCAGGCCGGTGAGCTGGGTGTCGTTATGGTCGCTTTTAAATCGCCGGCTGGACTAGACCCCGATGCCGATGCTCTTGACGTGCTGGCCTGTATTCTCTCACAAGGCCGTAACAGCCGTCTGTATCGGAAGCTGACCGACACTGGGCGAACCCTCTCGGTGACGGCGACTAACGAACGACATCGCGACCCTGGTTTGTTCTATGTGGTAGCCCGCCTGGCGCCTGGCGTTGCCCATGCCGAGGTGGAAGCGATCTTGCTGGAGGAACTGGCACAGGTAGCTGCCTGTGGGGTAAGTGAAGAAGAAGTGGCGCGTGCGCAAACGCAGCTTGCTGCGCTGGAGGTCTACGGCCGGGATGGCCCGTTTGCCATTGCGGCCCAACTGAACGAGGCTATTGCTATTGGAGACTGGAAACTCTACGCTACCTATCTCGATCGGATCGCTTGCGTCACTGCAGTGGACATTCAACGGGTGGCGCAAACGTATCTGACCGAAGCAGCACGCACCGTAGGCTGGTACGTTCCCCAAGCAGCTTAG
- the rfbB gene encoding dTDP-glucose 4,6-dehydratase, whose translation MSSTWSEMVHQPEVILVTGGAGFIGSNFLLYMVARYPTVQFINLDRLTYAGNLMNLRSIEEAPNYRFVRGDVADAPLVERLFREHGISTVVHFAAESHVDRSIMTPLSFVLTNTVGTVTLLEAARKAWGDHADPRRFRFYHISTDEVFGSLGPEGYFTEFTPYNPRSPYAASKAASDHFVRAYYYTYGLPIVISNCSNNYGPYQFPEKLIPLTILNALENRPIPIYGKGENVRDWLYVHDHCTAIERILLFGRTGQTYLVSAGYERTNLELVTQLLDLLDEELGRPAGYSRRLITFVKDRPGHDFRYALDASRLRQELGWQPAYTLEEGLRETIRWYLSHRDWLEAVTDASYRAYYEKQYVLR comes from the coding sequence ATGTCGTCCACCTGGTCAGAGATGGTGCACCAGCCCGAGGTGATTCTGGTTACGGGCGGTGCCGGATTTATTGGATCGAACTTTTTGCTCTACATGGTAGCGCGCTATCCTACGGTGCAGTTCATTAATTTGGATCGCCTGACTTATGCAGGCAACCTGATGAACCTGCGCAGCATCGAGGAGGCGCCAAACTATCGCTTTGTGCGCGGCGACGTGGCCGACGCGCCCCTTGTGGAACGCCTGTTTCGCGAGCATGGGATTAGCACCGTAGTGCACTTTGCCGCTGAAAGTCATGTAGATCGTTCGATTATGACCCCCTTGTCGTTTGTGCTGACCAACACGGTCGGTACCGTGACTTTGCTGGAAGCAGCCCGAAAAGCCTGGGGGGATCATGCCGACCCTCGGCGATTTCGCTTTTATCACATTTCGACCGATGAGGTGTTTGGCAGCTTAGGACCCGAAGGCTATTTCACCGAGTTCACGCCCTACAACCCACGCTCCCCCTATGCAGCCTCAAAAGCTGCTAGCGACCACTTTGTGCGCGCTTACTACTACACCTATGGCTTGCCTATAGTGATCTCAAACTGTTCGAACAACTACGGTCCTTATCAATTCCCGGAGAAACTCATCCCCTTAACGATCCTCAACGCGCTTGAAAATCGGCCTATTCCCATCTACGGCAAAGGAGAAAACGTGCGGGACTGGCTCTACGTTCATGACCACTGCACAGCGATCGAGCGCATCCTGCTTTTTGGCCGCACTGGACAAACCTATTTGGTCAGTGCGGGCTACGAGCGCACCAACCTTGAGCTGGTTACGCAGCTTTTGGACCTGCTCGACGAAGAGCTAGGACGCCCTGCTGGGTATTCCCGTAGGCTGATCACCTTTGTCAAAGATCGTCCAGGTCACGACTTTCGCTACGCGCTCGATGCTTCGCGCTTGCGCCAAGAGCTCGGTTGGCAACCGGCCTATACGCTCGAAGAAGGGCTTCGCGAAACCATCCGCTGGTACCTGTCCCATCGTGACTGGCTCGAAGCCGTGACGGATGCTTCCTATCGAGCCTATTATGAAAAGCAGTACGTGCTCCGCTAA
- the polA gene encoding DNA polymerase I yields MKRLYLLDAMALAYRAHYVFISRPLVNSKGQNTSAAYGFTTSLLKLMEDHAMDYLAVVFDAPGEEGTFRETLYEAYKAHREPPPEDLQANLPWIKEIVQALDIPLLEEPGVEADDVIGTLARRAESHGIEVVIVSPDKDFLQLLSPRITLYRPSRRGETFEPITEETFRQTYGIAPQQFIDVLALMGDPSDNVPGVPGIGEKTALQLIQQYGSVENLLAHAEEVPGKRAREGLLAHREAALLSKKLVTIHTDVPLRISWQAFHRAQPDSARLMRIFQELEFESLLRRLREEGLGGQSLPEPPEAEISFAFGPYQPLAVYDPKKANYRIVRNLTELEALLPQLEGHARLSIDTETTSTEAMWASLVGVAISWEKGQGVYLPTPLPDGTPTEVVLRRLAPYVQSVPLKVGQNLKYDLLVLARHGLELPPPYFDTMVAHYLIAPEEPHSLDVLARQYLHYQTVPIAELIGSGKDQKSMRDVAIDAVGPYACEDTDIALQLADVLAEELDRLGLRKIAEAMEFPLIEVLADMERTGIGIDRGVLREIGAQLEAELHQLEAEIYRLAGVAFTIGSPQQLAEVLFKRLGLKPRARTGTGRPSTKESVLEELATQHPLPGLVLDWRHLAKLKSTYVEGLEPLIHPETGRIHTTFNQTITATGRLSSSNPNLQNIPVRTEVGREIRRAFIPRPGWKLLSADYVQIELRILAAMSGDEALQRAFAEGQDIHAATAARVFHVPLAQVTPEQRRKAKMVNYGIPYGISAWGLAQRLRCPTREAQALIEEYQRAFPGVTRFLHQMVEKARQKGYVETLLGRRRYVPNINSPNRAERSMAERIAVNMPIQGTQADMIKLAMVHIYHRLRREGYRAKMILQVHDELVFEIPPEELDAVSQLVVEEMKRALPLEGVPIEVDIGIGDNWLDAH; encoded by the coding sequence ATGAAGCGCCTGTACTTACTGGACGCGATGGCGCTGGCCTATCGGGCGCATTACGTTTTCATCAGTCGCCCACTGGTCAACAGCAAGGGGCAAAATACGTCGGCGGCCTATGGTTTTACCACGTCGCTGCTTAAGCTGATGGAAGATCACGCCATGGACTACCTGGCCGTGGTCTTCGATGCACCCGGTGAAGAGGGCACTTTTCGAGAAACACTCTATGAAGCGTATAAAGCGCACCGCGAGCCTCCACCTGAGGACTTGCAGGCCAATCTGCCTTGGATTAAGGAAATTGTGCAGGCTTTAGACATTCCCCTTCTTGAAGAGCCAGGTGTAGAGGCAGACGATGTGATCGGTACGCTGGCCCGACGAGCTGAAAGCCATGGCATCGAAGTCGTGATCGTCTCCCCCGATAAAGATTTTCTCCAGCTGCTTAGCCCTCGGATTACGCTATACCGCCCTTCTCGACGCGGCGAAACGTTTGAGCCAATCACGGAAGAAACCTTTCGCCAAACCTATGGGATTGCCCCGCAGCAGTTCATTGACGTTTTGGCCCTCATGGGAGACCCTAGCGACAACGTCCCCGGCGTGCCGGGTATTGGTGAAAAGACCGCGCTACAGCTCATTCAGCAGTACGGTTCTGTAGAGAACCTGCTCGCCCATGCCGAAGAGGTACCTGGTAAGCGGGCGCGTGAGGGGCTGCTGGCGCACCGCGAAGCTGCATTGTTGTCTAAAAAATTGGTGACCATTCACACCGATGTGCCACTACGCATCTCCTGGCAAGCGTTTCATCGGGCGCAACCGGATAGCGCGCGGCTCATGCGGATTTTCCAGGAGCTTGAGTTTGAATCGCTGCTGCGCCGCTTGCGCGAAGAAGGACTAGGCGGACAATCCTTGCCAGAACCCCCCGAGGCGGAGATCTCCTTCGCGTTTGGACCCTACCAGCCGCTTGCCGTCTATGATCCGAAAAAGGCCAACTACCGAATCGTTCGCAACCTGACTGAGCTTGAAGCCTTGCTACCGCAGCTGGAGGGGCACGCGCGCCTATCGATCGATACCGAAACCACCTCTACCGAGGCGATGTGGGCCTCGCTGGTAGGCGTAGCGATCTCTTGGGAGAAAGGACAAGGGGTTTATCTGCCTACACCCCTGCCCGATGGTACGCCTACCGAGGTGGTGCTTCGGCGACTTGCTCCGTATGTGCAATCAGTGCCCCTTAAAGTCGGCCAAAACCTAAAGTATGATCTGCTAGTGCTGGCCCGGCACGGCTTGGAACTACCTCCCCCTTATTTTGACACGATGGTAGCGCACTACCTCATTGCGCCTGAAGAACCGCATAGCCTGGATGTGCTAGCCCGTCAGTACTTGCATTACCAGACAGTTCCGATTGCCGAGCTCATTGGCTCAGGCAAAGACCAGAAATCTATGCGTGATGTAGCCATCGATGCGGTAGGCCCCTACGCCTGTGAGGATACAGACATTGCCCTGCAACTGGCTGACGTGCTCGCCGAGGAGTTGGATCGACTGGGATTGCGTAAGATTGCAGAGGCGATGGAGTTTCCGCTGATTGAAGTGCTGGCCGATATGGAGCGAACCGGTATCGGCATTGACCGGGGGGTGTTGCGAGAAATCGGGGCACAACTTGAGGCAGAGCTGCACCAGCTGGAAGCTGAAATCTACCGCCTTGCCGGCGTTGCGTTTACAATTGGCTCACCGCAGCAACTGGCCGAAGTACTCTTTAAACGGTTGGGGCTCAAGCCGCGGGCACGCACCGGGACTGGGCGTCCCTCAACCAAAGAAAGCGTGCTCGAAGAGCTGGCTACGCAGCATCCTTTGCCCGGGCTGGTGCTCGACTGGCGCCACCTGGCCAAGCTCAAAAGCACCTACGTTGAAGGCCTGGAGCCGCTCATTCATCCTGAAACAGGCCGTATCCACACCACCTTTAACCAGACCATCACCGCTACAGGGAGGCTTTCCTCGAGCAATCCCAACTTGCAAAACATTCCAGTACGTACCGAAGTAGGGCGGGAAATTCGCCGTGCCTTTATCCCGCGTCCTGGATGGAAATTGCTTTCGGCCGATTACGTGCAGATCGAGCTACGTATTTTAGCGGCCATGAGTGGCGATGAAGCGTTGCAGCGGGCCTTTGCTGAGGGACAGGATATTCACGCTGCCACGGCTGCACGCGTTTTTCATGTTCCGCTAGCGCAGGTAACTCCTGAGCAGCGGCGCAAGGCAAAAATGGTAAACTACGGCATCCCTTACGGCATTTCTGCTTGGGGGTTGGCGCAACGGCTGCGGTGTCCAACGCGCGAAGCCCAAGCCCTCATCGAAGAGTATCAACGCGCTTTTCCTGGCGTAACGCGCTTTTTGCACCAGATGGTCGAAAAAGCGCGCCAGAAAGGCTATGTAGAAACGCTTTTGGGACGCCGTCGCTACGTGCCGAATATCAATTCCCCCAACCGTGCTGAGCGCTCTATGGCCGAGCGCATTGCGGTCAACATGCCGATTCAGGGCACGCAAGCCGACATGATTAAGCTCGCTATGGTACATATCTACCATCGACTCCGTCGAGAAGGGTATCGGGCCAAGATGATCCTGCAAGTACACGATGAGCTGGTCTTTGAAATACCCCCAGAAGAACTGGATGCCGTAAGCCAGCTGGTTGTGGAAGAAATGAAACGTGCACTCCCGCTTGAAGGGGTTCCTATCGAAGTAGACATTGGGATTGGCGATAACTGGCTTGATGCACACTAG
- the xseA gene encoding exodeoxyribonuclease VII large subunit → MAPRIWRVSELTAALRHIIEQTYDQVIVVGELSDVRIHNQTGHCYFTLRDEQAQLPCVLWQTHLQRLPFLPRDGYQVQVTGRLTFYESRGRLQLIAIYMQLAGAGARQQAFEALKQKLAAEGLFDETRKRPLPRFPRRIGLVTSDSGAAIHDLLSILGRRFPLAEVLLCPVRVQGQAAAPTIAQAIQRLNALAEDLRPDVLIVGRGGGSADDLWAFNEEVVARAIFASRIPVISAVGHETDVSIADLVADRRAATPSMAAEIAVPDRLELEDHLQRLCRLLQVHLKQNIRQRKHALIALLHRYGMRRLAEQLRYLQERVQGLQRQLEQHERQLIAQRRENVALLEARLAAFDPLRPLERGYVRVRRNGQLVTRAHQLQANDTVVLEFYDGHHSARITSETQVS, encoded by the coding sequence ATGGCACCACGCATTTGGCGCGTGAGCGAGCTAACGGCAGCCCTGCGCCATATTATAGAGCAGACTTACGATCAGGTGATTGTTGTAGGGGAGCTGTCGGACGTGCGCATCCACAACCAGACAGGCCACTGCTACTTTACGCTACGGGATGAGCAGGCGCAGCTTCCATGCGTCCTCTGGCAGACGCACCTTCAACGACTCCCGTTTCTCCCCCGAGACGGATACCAGGTACAGGTGACGGGTCGCCTAACCTTCTACGAATCCCGAGGCCGCCTTCAGCTGATTGCCATTTATATGCAACTGGCCGGGGCTGGCGCACGACAGCAAGCCTTTGAAGCGCTCAAGCAAAAGCTGGCAGCCGAAGGGCTTTTCGACGAAACCCGCAAACGCCCCCTTCCCCGTTTTCCACGCCGGATCGGTCTGGTAACCTCGGATAGCGGCGCAGCCATACACGACCTGCTAAGCATCTTAGGACGGCGGTTCCCCCTGGCCGAAGTGCTGCTCTGTCCTGTGCGCGTACAAGGGCAAGCAGCCGCCCCTACAATTGCACAAGCCATCCAAAGGCTTAATGCCCTTGCTGAAGATTTGCGCCCCGACGTGCTCATCGTAGGCCGCGGCGGCGGTTCTGCAGACGACCTATGGGCTTTTAACGAGGAAGTAGTGGCTCGGGCTATTTTCGCCTCACGCATTCCGGTCATTAGCGCGGTGGGACACGAAACCGACGTGTCGATTGCTGACCTCGTAGCCGACCGGCGTGCAGCAACCCCCTCTATGGCCGCTGAGATTGCTGTACCTGACCGTCTAGAGCTGGAAGACCACCTCCAACGTCTCTGTCGCTTGCTTCAGGTGCACCTAAAACAAAACATTCGCCAGCGCAAGCATGCCCTGATCGCTTTACTTCATCGCTACGGCATGCGACGCTTAGCCGAACAGCTACGCTATCTTCAAGAGCGGGTGCAAGGGCTGCAGCGCCAGCTTGAGCAGCATGAGCGACAGCTTATTGCACAAAGACGAGAAAACGTGGCGCTACTAGAGGCGCGTCTGGCTGCGTTTGATCCTTTGCGTCCGCTGGAACGCGGATACGTGCGCGTGCGCCGTAATGGCCAGCTCGTCACACGGGCACATCAGCTTCAGGCCAACGACACCGTGGTGCTCGAGTTTTACGATGGCCATCACAGCGCACGCATCACGTCCGAAACGCAGGTAAGCTAA
- a CDS encoding fructosamine kinase family protein, with translation MTLPETLRSALEVVLGSAVRHAVPVGGGCIAQACRIETARGAYFLKWGAEAVACTFLAEAAGLAALKAAQHALVIPEVVAVAAARSDCPGFLVLEWLESGQPGRRFWESFGEGLAQLHRFTGTRYGFDQDNFIGRLPQYNTWEDDWVTFFWQHRLLPQVQWARQRGYWEMAWDRWLDRLEARLPELLPRRPPASLLHGDLWSGNFMVTADGRAALLDPAVYYGDREADLAMTALFGGFDARFYAAYQAAWPLAPGYAERQALYQLYHLLNHLNHFGRSYAGAVARTLRRFA, from the coding sequence ATGACCCTGCCTGAGACGCTTCGCAGCGCGTTAGAAGTTGTTCTGGGTAGTGCTGTTCGGCACGCTGTGCCAGTAGGAGGAGGGTGTATTGCACAGGCTTGCCGGATCGAGACCGCGCGTGGAGCTTACTTTCTAAAATGGGGTGCTGAAGCGGTTGCGTGCACCTTCCTGGCCGAAGCTGCAGGGCTTGCAGCGTTAAAAGCAGCGCAGCATGCGCTGGTGATTCCAGAAGTTGTAGCGGTAGCGGCTGCGCGCTCGGACTGCCCTGGCTTTTTGGTTTTGGAGTGGCTAGAGTCTGGCCAGCCGGGTAGACGCTTTTGGGAAAGCTTTGGCGAAGGATTAGCGCAGCTGCATCGCTTTACAGGGACACGCTACGGTTTTGATCAAGACAATTTTATCGGTCGGCTCCCGCAGTACAATACGTGGGAAGACGACTGGGTCACATTTTTTTGGCAACATCGTCTTTTGCCCCAGGTGCAATGGGCCCGTCAGCGCGGTTATTGGGAAATGGCCTGGGATCGATGGCTTGACCGCCTTGAAGCTCGGCTGCCGGAGCTTTTACCGCGGCGTCCGCCTGCTTCGCTGCTGCATGGGGATCTTTGGAGTGGCAACTTTATGGTCACTGCCGATGGCCGAGCAGCCCTATTGGACCCAGCTGTGTATTACGGCGATCGTGAAGCCGATTTGGCCATGACAGCGCTCTTTGGAGGGTTTGATGCGCGTTTTTACGCTGCGTATCAAGCGGCTTGGCCTTTAGCGCCGGGTTATGCCGAGCGGCAAGCGCTTTATCAGCTCTATCACCTCCTGAACCACCTCAACCACTTTGGCCGCAGTTATGCTGGGGCGGTTGCTCGCACCTTACGACGCTTTGCCTGA
- a CDS encoding sugar phosphate nucleotidyltransferase gives MNRPLKGIVLAGGTGSRLYPLTKVTNKHLLPVGRYPMIYHPLIRLRRIGIREVAVVTSPEHMGDVVNLLGSGRAFGLDLTYRVQDEPGGIAQAIGLCERFVGGDPFVVILGDNILSEDLHDEVAAYQEQLQRYGCGARVLLKEVPDPERYGVPRLEGDRIVEIIEKPTYPPSRYAVTGIYFYDAYAFEVIRQLKPSPRGELEISDVSNAYIARGQLSYGILKSWWGDAGTIEGWHEANRLARDLIYAELENCRNR, from the coding sequence ATGAATCGTCCCCTGAAAGGCATTGTCCTGGCCGGCGGTACAGGAAGCCGCCTCTACCCGCTGACAAAAGTAACCAACAAACACCTGCTCCCCGTTGGTCGCTACCCCATGATCTATCACCCCTTGATACGCCTGCGCCGCATTGGCATTCGTGAAGTGGCTGTGGTGACCAGCCCAGAGCACATGGGCGATGTGGTTAACCTGCTCGGAAGTGGGCGTGCTTTTGGCTTAGACTTGACCTATCGCGTTCAGGACGAGCCCGGGGGCATTGCTCAGGCCATCGGCCTATGTGAACGCTTTGTCGGCGGAGATCCCTTTGTTGTCATTTTAGGGGATAATATTCTCTCCGAAGACCTGCACGATGAAGTTGCAGCCTATCAGGAACAACTGCAACGCTATGGCTGCGGTGCCCGTGTGCTGCTGAAAGAAGTCCCTGATCCAGAACGCTATGGCGTACCCCGTCTGGAAGGCGACCGCATTGTAGAAATCATCGAAAAACCTACCTACCCGCCCAGCCGTTACGCCGTAACCGGCATTTATTTCTATGATGCCTATGCCTTCGAGGTTATCCGCCAACTTAAGCCTAGCCCACGGGGCGAGTTAGAAATCAGCGACGTCAGCAACGCCTACATCGCCCGCGGACAGCTTTCTTATGGCATTCTTAAAAGCTGGTGGGGCGATGCCGGGACTATCGAAGGCTGGCACGAAGCTAACCGTCTGGCCCGTGACCTGATCTACGCCGAACTTGAAAACTGTCGCAACCGATGA
- a CDS encoding HAD family hydrolase — protein MHLLLFDIDGTLIRTHGFGRQTMEAALSEWLGRPVTTEGIDFAGRTDPAILLDILKANGLPEPMARHVLPEALAVYSQAMTQRLRPEHLEVLPGVALLLEELSEWPEVYLGLVTGNLRQVADHKLRAAGLAGYFGEGAFGCDHADRNALPSLAIARARQATGYPFTQAHALIIGDTPRDVACARHAGAAVAVVCTGGYDRHTLAAACPDLILDDFTDPEPLFELLTTRQYSGKAS, from the coding sequence GTGCATCTGTTGTTGTTTGACATCGATGGTACGCTTATCCGCACCCACGGCTTTGGTCGCCAAACCATGGAAGCAGCCCTTTCCGAATGGCTTGGGCGACCTGTCACCACCGAGGGGATTGATTTTGCAGGACGTACCGATCCAGCCATTTTGCTGGATATCCTCAAAGCCAACGGACTTCCTGAGCCGATGGCCAGGCACGTATTGCCTGAAGCGCTAGCGGTATACAGCCAGGCCATGACCCAACGGCTTCGACCCGAGCATCTTGAGGTTTTGCCAGGCGTGGCCCTCTTGCTTGAAGAGCTTTCGGAGTGGCCCGAGGTCTATTTAGGCTTGGTTACAGGCAATCTGCGCCAAGTCGCCGATCACAAACTCAGAGCCGCTGGACTGGCCGGATACTTTGGCGAAGGCGCCTTTGGGTGCGACCACGCCGACCGTAATGCCCTTCCGTCACTGGCCATTGCGCGAGCACGCCAAGCCACCGGCTATCCATTTACCCAAGCCCATGCCCTCATCATTGGGGACACGCCGCGCGACGTGGCCTGCGCACGCCACGCCGGCGCTGCTGTCGCTGTAGTATGCACGGGTGGATACGACCGGCATACCCTGGCAGCCGCGTGCCCTGATCTGATTCTGGACGACTTTACCGATCCAGAACCGCTGTTTGAACTACTCACCACACGGCAATATTCAGGCAAAGCGTCGTAA
- a CDS encoding dTDP-4-dehydrorhamnose 3,5-epimerase family protein — protein MNWQEGPIAGCIIRPLRRFEDSRGWLAEFFRQDELDPTVYPVMGYLSLTHPGVTRGPHEHRKQTDLFVFFHGQLRLYLWDTRPDAPTYGYRQVLDVGEVNPVIVLVPPGVVHAYRNTGTEPALLINCPNQLYAGWGRKEAVDEIRHENRPDHPFTMD, from the coding sequence ATGAATTGGCAGGAAGGACCCATTGCCGGCTGCATCATTCGTCCCTTGCGACGGTTTGAAGACTCCCGCGGCTGGCTGGCCGAATTTTTTCGACAAGACGAACTGGATCCCACCGTCTATCCAGTAATGGGATACCTCTCGCTTACCCATCCAGGAGTTACGCGCGGCCCACACGAGCATCGCAAGCAAACCGACTTGTTTGTATTCTTCCACGGCCAATTGCGGCTCTATCTATGGGACACCCGCCCCGACGCTCCTACCTATGGCTACCGGCAAGTGCTGGATGTGGGCGAAGTCAACCCAGTCATCGTGCTGGTTCCTCCCGGCGTTGTGCATGCCTATCGCAACACGGGCACTGAACCCGCTTTGCTCATTAACTGTCCTAACCAACTCTACGCCGGCTGGGGTCGAAAGGAGGCCGTCGATGAAATCCGCCACGAAAACCGGCCTGACCATCCCTTCACGATGGACTAA